The Myxococcales bacterium DNA segment AAGCGCGTCCCGCCCCGGATTGGCGATGGGCCCGGGCGGCAATCCGACATGCGCGTAGGTACTGTAGGGATTTTCCTTATCGTCGAGATGGATGCGCCGGATTCGATTTTCGAATTGCATGCAAGCTGCCGAGGCGGTCCCCAAGAAACGCGGCGCGACCGTGCATCCGTAGACGATGGTGGGATCCGTTTGCAGCAGCTTCGGAGAGAACGACGGCAAGGTGAGCCTGTTGATGAAGACTTGTGCGATGCGGGGACGCTCCGCGGGCTGCCCGGTCTCCTTCTCCACGATGCTGGCCATCGTGACGATCTCGGGATCACCCCAACCCAACACCTGCTTCAGGCGGGCCGCGCCCTCGCCATGCCGAAGCCGCAGCGCCTCGAACACCTCTCGGTGGCGCCGCACCATCGCCAGCAGCACCTTCTCGGGCGGGGAGCCCTTGGCCAACTTGTAGGTATCGGGAAACAGATAGCCTTCAAGGGTGGGCCCCGGCAGCCCCACCTTGCGGGCGAAGCCAGCGTCCATGGCCAGGGCGGCCAGCGGCTCCTTTCCGGCGATGCCGGCGGCGCCAAGGATCTCGGCCACCTCCAGCATGTTCTTGCCTTCCGGCACGGTGACGGCCACGAGCTCCTCCGAAGCACCCCTGACCAGGGTCTCGATGAGCGCCCGCGGGGTGGTGGGAGCTTCAATCTCGTAGCGGCCGGCCTTGAAACGGCTCGCGGCGCCGCGCTGTCCAGCGTAGAGCCGAAAGAGCGTGGGATGTTCGAGCACACCCGCCGCCTCGAGCAGCCGGGCGACCTGCCCTGCCGCCGCCCCTTTTGGGATCACCAGCTCGACTTTGCCCTGGGCGCTTCCCCCGAAGGTTTCGGGATAGGTGAAAAATTTGTAAGCCACGGCACCGGCCATAATCAGGCCCGCGAGACTCGTGAATACGAATACGCGAAACGCCTTCACCATGGGGCTCGTCACTCTCGATCGCTTCGTCACCTTCGGTCGTCCAACCATCGTTGCAGAATCACAGCAGCTGCCACTCGATCTACCACTTGCTTGCGCCGCGCCCGAGACAAGTCGGCCTCGAGCAAGACGGATTCGGCCTCGACGGTCGAAAAGGACTCGTCGACGAGGTGTACGGGTAAGGCGAAGGCCTGCGCGAGCCGGGCCGCAAAGGCGCGGGCACCGCGGGCGGCTTTACCTTCGGCTGCTTCGCCCGCCCGGGGATCGGGGTTGAGCGGCAGGCCCACCACAAAGCCCTCGATCTCGTGTTTGCGCACCAAAAGCCCAATCGCGTCCAGGTCCTTTTGGCCACCCCGTCGCTCGAGGGTCGCGAGCGGCTGCGCCGTCAGGCCGAGGCCATCCGACACGGCCACGCCCACGCGCCGGCTTCCGAGATCGATGGCCAAAAAACGGCCCATCGCTCGACTCTAGCAGTGAACGCCACAGCGGCCTCACACGGAAAACGACCTCGCGCCTTTGTGAGAGAGGCGCAGCACGCTATGACTCGCCTCCATGTCAGAGCGCAGTCCATCGGGCGAGCCCGCGCCCCTCCAGATCGATCTCGACGAGGCAACGGCCCAGGGGGCCTACAGCAACCTCGTGCTCATCAATCACAGCGACAACGAGTTCGTGCTCGACTTTGCGTTTCTGCAACCCAACGGCCCCCGGGCCCGTGTACGCGCCCGCATCGTGTCGAGCCCCCGCCACACCAAGCGCCTGCTCAAAGCCCTGGAAGCCAACGTGCGACGCTACGAGGAGCGCTTTGGCACCATCGAAGACACCGACAGCGCGCCCAGCGTGCTGCTCGGAACAGGCGGCGTGGTGAGCTAATCAGGGCAACGACGCCAGGAGGGCGGCCAGTTCGACGCGCTCGCCCGCGGGCCTGCCCTCGGCCCGGGCGAACGCCGCATCAATCGCCAGCAGGGCCGTGGACAGGGTTTGCTGGTCCAGCACGCAGTCGGGCGCCACAGCCCCGGGGCCCGTTTCCACGAAGTTACGAAAACAGGCGTCGATGATCGGCAAGCGTTTGTCCTGCCGAAGGCGCAGAGGCAGCCCGTGCGACCTGCAGACGAGCGGGCGCATTTCGTAGATCCCGCAGCGGCCGTCATCCTGGAGCGCTACGCAGAGGCTGTCGCTCGGACCCTGAGCGTGGGCACGAAGGGTGGCCCTCACCTCCTCCGGAAGCTGGGGCCAGTGATGCCGGATGGCCTCGGCCTCGACGGACGTGATGGTGAGGCGAACGTGGCAGCAATCATTGCACCCGGTTCGGCACGCCATGTGATCGGCGTGTTGTTGTTCGACCCGGGTGAAAAACGCGTCGACCTTTTGTGCCAGGAGGCGCAGGTGAGCCAGCGCGTCTGCCCCGGTCACGGGCAGTTCCGGAGGAGGCGTTTCGGAGGAGAGATTCGTTGGTTGCTTTGCCGTCATGGCACCACCGCGGCTTGCGCAAACTTCAGCACCCCCGCCGTAGCGTCCAGCTCCACCTCGGCTCCGTAAGGAAGCGCCAGATGACGCTCCCCATGGCCGAACAACCCTCCCAACACGACGGGGAAAGAAAACCTCCGAAGACGTTCGGATAGGACGTTGAGCACGGAGGGGGAAGGCCCCCCTGCGGGCTCGTCGCATCCGACGAACTCGCCCACCACGACGCCCACCACCTGATCGAATACACCTGCCAATTCGAGATGCGTCAAGAGGCGATCGACACGATAGGGGCGCTCGCCTACCTCTTCGAGGAAGAGAATGCCCCCCTCGAGCGGGGGCAGGTAGGGTGTTCCCAGCAGGCGGGAAAACACTTCCAGGTTCCCTCCCACGAGGGGTCCTCGCACCCGCCCGGGGCAGAGGCGGGCCAGCTGAGAGAGCAAGATCCCCTCGCGAGGCGCCTCGAGCAAAGCCCACAAATGGTCGAGGTCCGAGGTGGGCAAACGGGAAAGTTGCGTCACAACGGGCGCATGAACGGAGGCCACCCCCCGGGAAGCCGCTGCGGCCAGGAGGGCGGTGCCGTCGGAGAATCCCACGAGCACCTTCGGGTGTGCCCGTAGCACCGCCCAGTCGATGCCGCGCAGAAGACGCATCAGGCCGTAGCCGCCACGCGCCATCCACACACCCTGGACCGACGTATCGGCGAGGGCGGCGTTGAGCCCACGGGCCCGGAGTTCGTCGGGGCCCGCCAGGAAACCCTCCCGGGCAAAGACTTCGTCAGGATCGAAGGTCACCTCGTAGCGGGCGCGGAGCAGGGCGAGGCCCGCGGCGAAGCGATCCTGGGGCACAGGTCCAGAAGGGGCGATGATCCGTACCCTGTCACCCCGACGTAAGGGGGGGACGGGAATCAACGGCGCCTCTTGCGGCGGCCCGGCGCCGGCGCCTCGGTCTCGGCGGCGGCGCGCGCCGTCCCGAGCGCGGGTCCACCCTTGGGCACGGTGTCCGCTGGACGGCCCGAAAGGTGAGCTGGGGCCGCCGTTGGTGCGAAAGCCTCCACGTAGCGCAGCCGCATCCCAGTGGCCGCGGAGGCATTGACCTTCACGACCCGCATGCGCTTGCGCTGCCCTCCGAGGTCGACCTCGATCTCGGTGCCGTAGGGCAAGGTGAGCGGCGTGCTCACGAAAAAGCCGTCAGGAGCCGGGTCACGAACGACCGATGCGGGTGCGATCACCACCCCTGCGTAGCGAACGTCGATGCTTGCGGGAACTGCTGCTGTCATCGTGGATCCTTCCGGGTCTTCATCGAAAGCCGGGCGCGCGGCATGCGCGACGCGCCCGGGCCGCTCAGCGGCGCTCGAAGCGGGGGGGCCGCTTTGCAAGGAAAGCTGCCATGCCTTCCTTTTGATCGTGGGTCGCGAACAGACCCGCGAAGAGCTCTTGCTCGAGCACCAGGGCACGCTCGAGCGGCATGTCCAGGCCAAGCCGCATCGCTCGTTTGGCCTCGGCCACCGCCAACGGGCCCTTCGAGGCGATCGCCTCGGCCACCGCGAGGACCGCCGGCAACAGGGCCTCCGGTTCCACGACGGCGTTGACCAGCCCGTACGTACCCGCCTCTTCCGCCGAGAGGACCCGCCCCGTGAAGACGAGCTCACGGGCCCGGGACAGGCCCACCCGGCTTGCCAGGCGCTGCGTGCCGCCAAAACCAGGAATCACGCCCAGCCCCACCTCGGGAAAGCCCAGCTTGGCCGAGCGCGCGGCGTAGATGAAGTCTGCGCACAGGGCCAGCTCGAGGCCACCACCCAGCGCGAAGCCGTTGACGGCCGCAATGACCGGCACGGGCAGGCTCTCGATGCGTCTTGCCGTTTCGTGGGCGGCGGCCGCGAAGGCCCGCGCCTCCCACGGCCCCATTGTGGACATGGCGGCAACGTCCGCGCCCGCCACGAACGCTTTCGGGCCCGCACCGGAGAGGATCACGCAGCGCAGGTCGGCGTCGTCCGCGAGCGCGGCGAAGCAGGCGCCCAGCTCGGCGATGACGTCGGCGTCGAGTGCGTTCAGCACGTCTTGCCGGTTCACGAGCACGGTCCGGATCGGCCCGGGTGCACCCACCACCAGGTTGTTGAACACCATGCCCATGCGCGCCCGGCAGGAATCGAACCTGCAACCCTCGGCTTAGAAGGCCGATGCTCTATCCAATTGAGCTACGGGCGCCCAGCCGGCAGGAACGAAGCCGTTCCGTCGCCGGGCAAGACACGGGATGATAACAGAGACCGGGACGACTTTGGCACCCCATTCAGCACACGACAGGGCCGCGCAGCCCGGTTCGGCGCGGGGCGGGGGCGCGCCCCTCCGGGAGCGGCTACGGCCTGCCCCGGGCGGTCGCTTGGCGGCAACACGCGGGGGGTGCTACACGCCCCCATCATGTTCACCATCCCGGTGCCGCTCGGCGATCGCACGTACAACGTTTTGATCGGTGACATGGGTGTGGAGACCACGGCCGAATGCGTCGCAAAGGCGCTCGCCCGGTGTACGGGCCTGGCCGTTGTGGTCGACGGCCACGTGGCACGCCTCAACCCGCGCGTGGCCGCCCTGTCGCGCGCGCTCGAGGCCCGCCTGCCGCGTGTCGCCTGCCTCGAGCTCGCCCCGGGCGAGTCGTGCAAGACCTTCTCCGAGCTCGAAAAAACCTGTGAGTGGCTCGCTGCCCAGGGGTTCGACCGGGGGGCCGCGATCTTGGCCATCGGGGGTGGTGCCACCTCGGATCATGCGGGCTTCGCCGCCTCGATCTACCTGCGGGGCATTCCCTTTGCGCTCGTGCCCACCACCTTGCTTGCGATGGTCGACGCCTCCGTGGGCGGCAAAACGGCAGTGGATCTCGGGGCAGGAAAGAACCTGGTGGGCGCGTTTCACCAACCGAAAGTGGTCGTGGCCGACCTCGGCTTTCTCGAGACGCTCCCCGCCCGTGAGCTGTCCGCCGGCATGGCCGAGGTGGTCAAGGCCGGGCTCATCGCCGACGCTGCCCTCTTCGCGTGGCTCGAGCGGCAGTCGGCGCCTGCCCAAGCCTGGCCCCAGGCGCTGCTGGCCGAAGCCATCGCCGAAGCCGTGAAGGTGAAGGTGGCCGTGGTCTCGGAAGACGAGCGCGAAACGGGACGACGCGCCATCTTGAACTTCGGCCACACCTTGGGACACGCGATCGAGTCCGGCAGCCACTACGGCTTGCTCCACGGCGAGGCCGTGAGCTTGGGCATGTTGGCGGCTTTGCGACTGGGCGAGCTCAAGGGTAAAAGCGACGCCACACTGCGGACCCGGACCCAGGCGCTGCTCGAACGGCTCGCGCTGCCCGTGGACGTCAAAACGCATCTGACACCCGAAGCTCTCAAGCACGTGG contains these protein-coding regions:
- the mltG gene encoding endolytic transglycosylase MltG yields the protein MTKRSRVTSPMVKAFRVFVFTSLAGLIMAGAVAYKFFTYPETFGGSAQGKVELVIPKGAAAGQVARLLEAAGVLEHPTLFRLYAGQRGAASRFKAGRYEIEAPTTPRALIETLVRGASEELVAVTVPEGKNMLEVAEILGAAGIAGKEPLAALAMDAGFARKVGLPGPTLEGYLFPDTYKLAKGSPPEKVLLAMVRRHREVFEALRLRHGEGAARLKQVLGWGDPEIVTMASIVEKETGQPAERPRIAQVFINRLTLPSFSPKLLQTDPTIVYGCTVAPRFLGTASAACMQFENRIRRIHLDDKENPYSTYAHVGLPPGPIANPGRDALAAVMTPDGSPYLYFVSRNDGTHVFSANRAEHDAAVVKFQRGGKPLGATTQP
- the ruvX gene encoding Holliday junction resolvase RuvX encodes the protein MGRFLAIDLGSRRVGVAVSDGLGLTAQPLATLERRGGQKDLDAIGLLVRKHEIEGFVVGLPLNPDPRAGEAAEGKAARGARAFAARLAQAFALPVHLVDESFSTVEAESVLLEADLSRARRKQVVDRVAAAVILQRWLDDRR
- a CDS encoding DUF3467 domain-containing protein, whose product is MSERSPSGEPAPLQIDLDEATAQGAYSNLVLINHSDNEFVLDFAFLQPNGPRARVRARIVSSPRHTKRLLKALEANVRRYEERFGTIEDTDSAPSVLLGTGGVVS
- a CDS encoding YkgJ family cysteine cluster protein — its product is MTAKQPTNLSSETPPPELPVTGADALAHLRLLAQKVDAFFTRVEQQHADHMACRTGCNDCCHVRLTITSVEAEAIRHHWPQLPEEVRATLRAHAQGPSDSLCVALQDDGRCGIYEMRPLVCRSHGLPLRLRQDKRLPIIDACFRNFVETGPGAVAPDCVLDQQTLSTALLAIDAAFARAEGRPAGERVELAALLASLP
- a CDS encoding LD-carboxypeptidase, with the protein product MIPVPPLRRGDRVRIIAPSGPVPQDRFAAGLALLRARYEVTFDPDEVFAREGFLAGPDELRARGLNAALADTSVQGVWMARGGYGLMRLLRGIDWAVLRAHPKVLVGFSDGTALLAAAASRGVASVHAPVVTQLSRLPTSDLDHLWALLEAPREGILLSQLARLCPGRVRGPLVGGNLEVFSRLLGTPYLPPLEGGILFLEEVGERPYRVDRLLTHLELAGVFDQVVGVVVGEFVGCDEPAGGPSPSVLNVLSERLRRFSFPVVLGGLFGHGERHLALPYGAEVELDATAGVLKFAQAAVVP
- a CDS encoding enoyl-CoA hydratase/isomerase family protein → MVFNNLVVGAPGPIRTVLVNRQDVLNALDADVIAELGACFAALADDADLRCVILSGAGPKAFVAGADVAAMSTMGPWEARAFAAAAHETARRIESLPVPVIAAVNGFALGGGLELALCADFIYAARSAKLGFPEVGLGVIPGFGGTQRLASRVGLSRARELVFTGRVLSAEEAGTYGLVNAVVEPEALLPAVLAVAEAIASKGPLAVAEAKRAMRLGLDMPLERALVLEQELFAGLFATHDQKEGMAAFLAKRPPRFERR
- the aroB gene encoding 3-dehydroquinate synthase, with protein sequence MFTIPVPLGDRTYNVLIGDMGVETTAECVAKALARCTGLAVVVDGHVARLNPRVAALSRALEARLPRVACLELAPGESCKTFSELEKTCEWLAAQGFDRGAAILAIGGGATSDHAGFAASIYLRGIPFALVPTTLLAMVDASVGGKTAVDLGAGKNLVGAFHQPKVVVADLGFLETLPARELSAGMAEVVKAGLIADAALFAWLERQSAPAQAWPQALLAEAIAEAVKVKVAVVSEDERETGRRAILNFGHTLGHAIESGSHYGLLHGEAVSLGMLAALRLGELKGKSDATLRTRTQALLERLALPVDVKTHLTPEALKHVDVDKKRRSDSVRFVFVPTPGEAVLEDVPLSELRTHALSMF